A single genomic interval of Leptospira dzoumogneensis harbors:
- the murC gene encoding UDP-N-acetylmuramate--L-alanine ligase, which translates to MESRSIQQRLGFSKPFFLGIGGSGMSSLAHILADAGFEVSGYDGKKSQVTENLEKKGVKIFSKLSELGENSEYDAAIYSSAIRLDSHPIAIFFKQKGIRFFHRSEVLHFCFEHLTCIAVGGSHGKTTTTAMTAHILDDLGYSPSVMVGGDVSFLNGVGGRFSSGKIGVFESDESDGTFLNHKAQVRILTNIDEDHLDFYHTREKLLEAFSQFISSGTHTVVLDLDDPGIADCLELIQDKSKIFGFTSSSNPTSKAIGLKNLVHYKIENKKLIFFMGGKEFEISSRFPGKHYLTNSLAGVLAAYSLGADPKEAAKSVSGYAGVKRRLEYIGNKNGVDIYDDYGHHPTEVQAVLSSIRELSGGRGKPVILFQPHRYTRTQNLYQDFARSLDQVETVLLLPIYSAGEDPIPGVSSELIADKMRIRPKILSGNLGADLSMLKEVLKSGDVFVSLGAGNVREWGLEFLKS; encoded by the coding sequence ATGGAAAGTAGGTCTATCCAACAAAGACTGGGATTTTCCAAACCTTTTTTCCTTGGGATCGGAGGTTCCGGTATGTCCAGCCTTGCCCATATATTGGCGGACGCCGGTTTCGAAGTTTCAGGTTATGACGGCAAAAAAAGCCAGGTCACTGAAAACTTAGAGAAGAAGGGAGTAAAAATATTCTCCAAACTTTCCGAACTTGGAGAGAATAGTGAATACGACGCTGCTATTTATTCTTCTGCGATCCGTTTGGATTCTCATCCGATCGCCATATTCTTTAAGCAAAAAGGAATTCGGTTTTTTCATAGATCGGAAGTATTGCATTTTTGTTTCGAGCACCTGACTTGTATCGCAGTTGGAGGTTCTCACGGAAAAACTACAACCACTGCGATGACCGCACATATACTCGATGATCTGGGATATTCTCCTTCCGTTATGGTAGGGGGTGATGTTTCCTTTTTAAATGGAGTCGGTGGAAGGTTCTCTTCGGGTAAGATTGGAGTTTTTGAGTCTGACGAATCCGACGGTACATTCTTAAATCATAAAGCACAAGTGCGTATCCTCACGAATATAGATGAGGATCATCTGGACTTCTATCATACTAGAGAAAAATTATTGGAGGCATTCTCCCAATTTATTTCCTCCGGGACCCATACTGTGGTTTTGGATCTGGATGATCCCGGAATCGCGGATTGTCTAGAACTAATACAAGATAAATCTAAAATTTTCGGATTTACTTCTTCTTCAAATCCGACCAGTAAAGCGATCGGCTTAAAGAATTTAGTACATTATAAAATAGAAAATAAGAAACTGATATTCTTTATGGGTGGAAAAGAATTCGAAATCAGTTCCAGATTTCCAGGAAAACATTATCTTACGAATTCACTCGCAGGAGTTCTCGCCGCCTATTCATTAGGAGCAGATCCTAAAGAGGCCGCTAAATCCGTTTCCGGATATGCAGGAGTCAAACGAAGATTAGAGTATATCGGAAATAAAAATGGAGTGGATATATATGATGACTACGGCCATCATCCAACCGAAGTCCAAGCAGTTCTTTCTTCTATCAGAGAGTTATCGGGAGGAAGGGGAAAGCCGGTGATCTTATTTCAACCTCATAGATATACTCGGACCCAAAATTTATACCAGGACTTCGCCAGAAGTTTGGACCAAGTAGAGACAGTTCTACTTCTTCCGATATACTCTGCTGGAGAAGACCCAATCCCTGGTGTCTCTTCCGAACTCATCGCCGACAAAATGAGGATAAGGCCCAAAATCCTTTCAGGAAATTTGGGAGCAGATCTTTCCATGTTAAAAGAAGTGCTTAAATCCGGAGATGTATTCGTAAGTTTAGGTGCGGGAAATGTTCGAGAATGGGGACTTGAATTCTTGAAGTCCTAA